A part of Rhopalosiphum maidis isolate BTI-1 chromosome 3, ASM367621v3, whole genome shotgun sequence genomic DNA contains:
- the LOC113556442 gene encoding proton-coupled folate transporter-like, with protein MDDSEPTNDVEIKNHKFGITLEPVMMLINIGIHANLMVQANLFEERVCLHSDLGQNKSVNCYNITAAEQEIIQPAATNFLMFKNLIETFVPCLMTLFLGAWSDVNGRKPLLLSAISGIVISNCMFSVFSTIPSLSPVMFLLCSLPVAVSGGTGVLYLAAFCYIVDVIDNKSRAFRIVVLYTFIDFGSILGSVLSTILYSSSTTYVYCLSSFVSIAGLLYTYIFLKESVVIKMGANTKLFNIQLIRDLWQTVMKQRLGYLRCIIILSAVSLALNLIVMFGEGTYMYMYLQKQFSWTLEKFLPFRAYMTLLHAIVPAIVVYVLNAKLQIPEMYIVTAVTAVGIFEKIYFAYSIYEWQLYAVEAVGSTVYATQTLIRSQLSKSFPSEEIGKILTFISLVESHGILLYSPIYNTIYAATVQNFANCIFFFSAILGIFMLCLFGIILFLLSRSTKTDDFLIEN; from the exons ATGGACGACTCAGAGCCTACCAATGATGTAGAAATCAAGAATCACAAATTCGGGATAACTTTAGAGCCAGTCatgatgttaataaatatcggAATACATGCAAACC tgaTGGTGCAAGCTAATTTATTCGAAGAACGTGTATGCCTTCATAGTGATCTCGGACAAAATAAGTCTGTGaattgttacaatattactGCAGCAGAACAAGAAATAATTCAGCCAGCTGcgacaaattttttaatgtttaaaaatctgATAGAAACATTTGTGCCATGTCTaatgacattatttttaggtGCCTGGAGTGATGTAAACGGTCGTAAACCTTTGTTATTATCAGCTATCTCAG GTATAGTTATATCTAACTGTATGTTCAGTGTATTTTCTACAATACCAAGCCTGTCTCCTGTAATGTTTTTGCTGTGCAGCCTACCGGTTGCTGTAAGTGGTGGAACTGGTGTATTGTATTTAGCTgcattttgttatattgttgATGTCATCGATAACAAATCAAGAGCTTTCAG gaTTGTTGTTTTGTACACATTTATCGATTTTGGATCAATACTTGGATCTGTATTgagtacaatattgtatagtagcTCTACTACTTACGTTTATTGCCTTTCATCGTTTGTTTCGATAGCTGGACttctgtatacatatatttttcttaaggAATCAGTAGTCATTaaaatg GGAGCGAATACAAAACTTTTTAACATCCAACTAATAAGAGATTTGTGGCAAACTGTTATGAAACAACGATTAGGTTACTTGAGATGCATAATTATACTGTCTGCAGTGTCGTTAGctcttaatttaattgttatgtttg GTGAAGGAACGTATATGTACATGTACTTACAGAAACAATTTTCGTGGACGTTGGAAAAATTTTTACCGTTTCGTGCGTATATGACACTATTGCATG ccATTGTTCCCGCAATCGTTGTATACGTGCTCAACGCCAAACTACAAATTCctgaaatgtatattgttaccGCTGTTACAGCCGTAGGAATTTTTGAAAAGATTTATTTCGCGTACTCGATATACGAATGGCAATTATACGCCGTGGAAGCTGTTGGAAGCACTGTGTATGCAACACAAACGTTGATACGATCTCAATTATCTAAAAGTTTTCCCTCCGAAGAAATAG gtaaaatattaacattcatAAGTCTGGTTGAATCTCATGGAATATTACTATACTCACCGATATACAACACGATCTACGCTGCAACAGTCCAGAATTTCgccaattgtatatttttcttttcggCAATACTTGGCATATTTATGCTTTGCTTATTCGG aataatattattcttacttTCAAGAAGCACCAAAACTGATGATTTTTTAAtcgaaaactaa